TGGAAAGAATAAAAATTTTGGAAGGAATGAGAATATGGAACAGGAAAAAAAGACAGCAATGCGGGTATCGGCAGTTACCATTGTGTGGAATGTTATCCTTTCTATTTTTAAATTGATAGCAGGTATTGTAGGACATTCGGGAGCAATGATTTCTGATGCGGTTCATTCTGCTTCTGATGTATTTAGCACCATTATTGTAATTTTAGGAATTAACATTGCCAGCAGACAATCCGATGACGACCATCAGTACGGGCATGACAGACTGGAATGTGTGGCGGCAATTTTATTGGCGGTTGTGCTGTTTGCTACAGGTATTGGCATTGGTATCGGAGGTATTAACAAGATTATTGAGGGTACGGCAGGAAAAGATGAAATCCCCGGAATGATTGCCCTGATTGCAGCGGTTGCTTCTATTGTGGTGAAGGAAGGAATGTTTTGGTATACCAGAAGCGCTGCCAAGAAAATAAATTCCGGCGCTTTGATGGCAGATGCGTGGCATCACCGCTCGGATGCCTTGTCTTCCGTTGGCGCTCTTATTGGTATCGGCGGCGCACGTCTGGGATTTCCGGTGTTAGACCCGATTGCCAGTGTGATTATCTGTGTGTTTATTGTGAAAGCAGCTTACGATATTTTTAAAGATGCCATTGATAAAATGGTGGATAAATCTTGTGATGAAGAAACAGAAGAAAAAATGCGCCGGTTAATTGAAGAACAGCAGGGAGTTTTAAAAGTGGATGTACTGCGCACCAGATTGTTTGGGGCAAAGATGTATGTAGATATTGAGATTGCGGCAGACGGAGATATTACCTTGAGAGAAGGACACGAAATAGCACAGGTTGTTCATGATAAAGTAGAGGAGGAATTTCCTCTGGTGAAACACTGCATGGTACATGTAAATCCATTATAAAAGGGGGAAATAAATGAAAGCATATCAGTTAAAAGTACAGATTAAAAATTCACATCCGCCTATTTGGCGAAGAGTTATAGTGCCTTCCGGTATTACTTTTCAGTATTTATCAGAAATATTGAATGTGACTATGGGATGGATTGGGTATCATTTACACAGTTTTGAGTTTTTTCATTCAGGTATTTCGGTTGAAATGAAGTCAGACGAACTGAATTTTTTTGATGCTATGGATAATAAAAGTCTGGATGAACAAGAAACTGTGATAGATACTTTTTTAGAGAAGGAAAATACCTTTACTTATATATACGATTTTGGAGATTTCTGGGAACATAAGGTTACTGTGGAAAAGGTCTTATATGATTATGAATATTCTTATGCTCAAGTCTTAAAATATAAGGGTGAAACACCTTATGAGGATTGTGGAGGTATATATGGTTATTATGAAATGCAGGATATTTTAAGTAACCCAAAACATCCTCAATACAAACAGACAAAAGAATGGGTAGAAGAGCAGATTATTCAGAAGTATGATTTAGAGAGCATCAATGAAGTGTTAAGTGAGTTAAAAGGGATGAATTTTGATGCAACTTTAAAAGAAATTTTAACAGAATACTCAAAACCAGAGTTGGTGGAAATTGCAAAAATACATCACTTATCCGGTTATTCAAAATATAAGAAATCGGATTTAGTGGAATTTTTAATAAAAGAGCTGTTGAGTAAAGAGGTTATGTGCAGGTATTTCAGATTTTTAAATGAAGATGAAATCCAGTTTTTAGAAGGAGATGAGAGAACACGTAAGGTTTTTCTCCAGGATACGAGATATGTGTACTTATTAGAAGGAGGTTATGCAGGAGTCTATGCAGACTGGGAAGATAGTGTATTTTGCTTGCCGGAGGAAGTAAAAGCTGCTTATAGAGAAAACTGTACAGAGGAGTGGAAGAAAGAACTTCGGGAAGAGGAAAGGTTTTTGATGTATTTTAACGTGGCAGCAGAGCTTTATGGAAATTGTCCTGTAGAAAATGTAGTAGAATTATATAAGAGAGATACAGGAATAGAAAAAGACGAATTTTCTGTGTTGGCTTTTCTAAAAGATGTTCCGAAAAACAAAAAATGTTTTGTGCTGCAGGGTAACCAAATCGTATTATCATTATATAAAGAAAAAAATGAATACAACAGACTTCTCAGAGAACAGCAGGGAGAGGATTTTTATATTCCATCCCAGGAAGAAATTGAATGTTTAGGGAAGAAAGGCTATCTGCCATTTGGAAAGAATATGGAGCAGTTAAAAGCTTTCTTTATAAAGGAAGGAAAAGAAGAAAAGGAAGATGCAGAGCTTTTGTGCCGAACTATTCAGTTTATTATTCGAATTGGTGGAACAATGGAAGAAATTTTGGATATGTTAGAGAATGCTTTTTTGGAATATGATAAGGTTATGGAAGATAATAGATTAAGAGGAAAATTATTCTTTAAAATAGAAAATGTATGGAAAGAAACGAATACAGTTGTCATGCGAGGAAATGCAGAAAAGTCTGAGACATCTGCGCAGACAGCAAATGATAAGATTATTTTATTTCCTGGGAAAAAATATTAGAGAAATTTTTCTTGTAAATCATCAAAGTCTATTTTATAATAGAAACCATTCTTGATAAAATATTTCAGAGCTAGAGTGTTAGGAGGAAAAAGCGTGAAAAACGAAGTAGTCATCGTTCTTGATTTCGGTGGACAGTACAATCAGTTAATCGCAAGACGCGTGCGAGAATGTAATGTTTACTGTGAAATTTATTCTTATAAAACAGATATTGAGAAAATTAAAGCAATGCAGCCTAAGGGTATTATTTTTACAGGTGGACCAAACAGCGTTTATCTGCAGGATTCTCCTACTTATACAAAGGAAATATTCGAGCTGGGTATTCCGGTTTTAGGAATTTGCTATGGTTCTCAGCTTATGATGCACCTTCTGGGAGGAAAAGTTGAGAAAGCGCCAGTGAGAGAATATGGTAAAATTGAAGTAACCGTTAATCAGAATTCTAAACTTTTCGAAAATGTGTCAGAGAAGACCATTTGCTGGATGAGTCATAACGACTATATTTCCCAGATTGCTCCGGGATTTGAAATCAGCGCTCATACAGCAGACTGCCCGGTTGCAGCTGTTGAAAACAAAGGAAAGAATTTATATGCAACACAGTTCCATCCGGAAGTACTTCATACACAGGAAGGAAAGCAGATGCTTTCTAACTTTGTTTATAATGTATGTCAGTGTTCTGGTGACTGGAAGATGGATTCTTTTGTAGAGGAGTCTATTCAGGCAATTCGTAAGAAGGTAGGAAATGGTAAAGTTCTTTGCGCTCTTTCCGGTGGTGTGGATTCTTCTGTGGCAGCAGTTATGCTTTCAAAAGCAGTAGGAAATCAGCTGACTTGCGTATTTGTAGACCATGGTCTTCTTCGTAAAGATGAAGGCGATGAGGTAGAAGCTGTATTTGGGCCAAATGGCCAATACGATTTGAACTTTATTCGTGTAAATGCACA
The DNA window shown above is from Blautia hansenii DSM 20583 and carries:
- a CDS encoding cation diffusion facilitator family transporter, with protein sequence MEQEKKTAMRVSAVTIVWNVILSIFKLIAGIVGHSGAMISDAVHSASDVFSTIIVILGINIASRQSDDDHQYGHDRLECVAAILLAVVLFATGIGIGIGGINKIIEGTAGKDEIPGMIALIAAVASIVVKEGMFWYTRSAAKKINSGALMADAWHHRSDALSSVGALIGIGGARLGFPVLDPIASVIICVFIVKAAYDIFKDAIDKMVDKSCDEETEEKMRRLIEEQQGVLKVDVLRTRLFGAKMYVDIEIAADGDITLREGHEIAQVVHDKVEEEFPLVKHCMVHVNPL
- a CDS encoding IS1096 element passenger TnpR family protein, producing MKAYQLKVQIKNSHPPIWRRVIVPSGITFQYLSEILNVTMGWIGYHLHSFEFFHSGISVEMKSDELNFFDAMDNKSLDEQETVIDTFLEKENTFTYIYDFGDFWEHKVTVEKVLYDYEYSYAQVLKYKGETPYEDCGGIYGYYEMQDILSNPKHPQYKQTKEWVEEQIIQKYDLESINEVLSELKGMNFDATLKEILTEYSKPELVEIAKIHHLSGYSKYKKSDLVEFLIKELLSKEVMCRYFRFLNEDEIQFLEGDERTRKVFLQDTRYVYLLEGGYAGVYADWEDSVFCLPEEVKAAYRENCTEEWKKELREEERFLMYFNVAAELYGNCPVENVVELYKRDTGIEKDEFSVLAFLKDVPKNKKCFVLQGNQIVLSLYKEKNEYNRLLREQQGEDFYIPSQEEIECLGKKGYLPFGKNMEQLKAFFIKEGKEEKEDAELLCRTIQFIIRIGGTMEEILDMLENAFLEYDKVMEDNRLRGKLFFKIENVWKETNTVVMRGNAEKSETSAQTANDKIILFPGKKY
- the guaA gene encoding glutamine-hydrolyzing GMP synthase, translated to MKNEVVIVLDFGGQYNQLIARRVRECNVYCEIYSYKTDIEKIKAMQPKGIIFTGGPNSVYLQDSPTYTKEIFELGIPVLGICYGSQLMMHLLGGKVEKAPVREYGKIEVTVNQNSKLFENVSEKTICWMSHNDYISQIAPGFEISAHTADCPVAAVENKGKNLYATQFHPEVLHTQEGKQMLSNFVYNVCQCSGDWKMDSFVEESIQAIRKKVGNGKVLCALSGGVDSSVAAVMLSKAVGNQLTCVFVDHGLLRKDEGDEVEAVFGPNGQYDLNFIRVNAQERFYAKLKGVEEPEEKRKIIGEEFIRVFEEEAKKIGAVDFLVQGTIYPDVVESGVGGESTVIKSHHNVGGLPDYVDFKEIIEPLRDLFKDEVRKAGLELGIPEYLVFRQPFPGPGLGIRIIGEVTAEKVKMVQEADAIWREEIKKAGLDKEIGQSFAGLTNMRSVGVMGDERTYDYAVALRAVTTTDFMTAESAEIPWEVIGKTTSRIVNEVKHVNRVMYDCTGKPPATIEFE